In Altererythrobacter aquiaggeris, the genomic stretch GATGACGCCAGAGCAGAAGCCCAAAGCAGAACCCTTGTGACCGACCATCCTTTCGATCACCATCCAGGTGAGCGCACCCGCAGCGGTCGCGACAAAAGTGTTGATCATCGCCAGACCGGCGCTGCCGTCAGCTTCGAGCGCGGAACCTGCGTTGAAGCCGAACCAGCCGACCCACAACAGGCCCGTCCCGATCATGGTCATCACCATGCTGTGCGGGGGCATCGGCTCCGTAGGATAGCCGCGTCGTTTACCCAGCAAATATGCCAGAACCAGGCCCGAAATACCGGCGTTGATGTGAACCACCGTGCCGCCGGCAAAGTCCAGCGCGCCGTCTTCGAACATCAGGCCGCCGCCTGCCCAAACCATATGAGCAATCGGGAAATAGACGATCGTCAGCCAGATCGGCACAAAGGCCATCACTGCGCTGAATTTCATCCGTTCCGCCGTGGCGCCCAAAATCAGCGCTGCAGTAATCGCGGCAAAGGTCATCTGGAAACTGACGAAGACGTATTCCGAAATCACTTCATCGGTGAATGTCGCCGCTGTCGTCGAAGCGTCCATCCCTGACAGGAAGTAGCTGCCGCCACTGACGAACAGGCCAAGTGCGCCCTCATAAGTGGTTGAGCCGAATGCAAGAGAGAACCCCCACATCACCCAAACCAGCATGGCAAGACAGGCAGTCGCGCCGATCTGGGTCATGGTGGAAAGCATGTTTTTGGAACGGGTAAGTCCGCCGTAGAACAGCGCAAGACCCGGAAGGATCATGAGCAACACCAGAATGGTTGCGGTCATCATCCAGGCGTTGTTGCCCGGATTGGCAACAGCGGCTGCCGCTTCGGCAACTTCTGCAACCTCGGCAACCGGCGCTGCAAATGCGGCGGCCCCAAAAATTAGTGACGCGCCGATTGCACCGGCAGCGCCCGCAATAGTACGGAACATTGATGTATCCCCCGTGACGGAATTCCTGATATTTGACGGCTGGTTCATAGTGCCGTCTCCCCGGTTTCAC encodes the following:
- a CDS encoding ammonium transporter, producing MFRTIAGAAGAIGASLIFGAAAFAAPVAEVAEVAEAAAAVANPGNNAWMMTATILVLLMILPGLALFYGGLTRSKNMLSTMTQIGATACLAMLVWVMWGFSLAFGSTTYEGALGLFVSGGSYFLSGMDASTTAATFTDEVISEYVFVSFQMTFAAITAALILGATAERMKFSAVMAFVPIWLTIVYFPIAHMVWAGGGLMFEDGALDFAGGTVVHINAGISGLVLAYLLGKRRGYPTEPMPPHSMVMTMIGTGLLWVGWFGFNAGSALEADGSAGLAMINTFVATAAGALTWMVIERMVGHKGSALGFCSGVIAGLVAVTPAAGNSGPFGAILLGIASSAVCYFAVAKVKARFGYDDSLDAFGIHGIGGIVGAIGTAIVYQPFIGGPGDGSTAMSAQLWIQTKSVLITIGWAGIGTLIAGLIVKALIGLRVSEEAEVDGLDISEHGERAYN